Proteins encoded in a region of the Natronorubrum halophilum genome:
- a CDS encoding GNAT family N-acetyltransferase → MNIRPAESGDFEAIKAVAREAWHDAYDELEADLIDRTVDDWYTDDSMPLGAPGTVVLVVESAERHRGNADRSRPVEDEEESANESRSESGDGGDIVGFTHAVAQGETADILRMYVQPDAQGEGIGTDLHEYLLEQLEIYDVERVRSFDFAFNDTSRRFYERLGFERTDTGEVTIEGEQYDEAVYTLDL, encoded by the coding sequence ATGAACATTCGGCCGGCGGAATCCGGCGATTTCGAGGCGATCAAGGCCGTCGCCCGCGAGGCGTGGCACGACGCCTACGACGAACTCGAGGCTGACCTGATCGACCGGACGGTGGACGACTGGTACACCGACGACTCGATGCCCCTCGGGGCACCCGGTACGGTCGTCCTCGTCGTCGAAAGCGCGGAGCGACATCGGGGGAACGCGGATCGTTCTCGACCGGTGGAAGACGAAGAAGAGTCCGCGAACGAAAGCCGGTCGGAGTCCGGTGACGGCGGCGACATCGTCGGCTTCACTCACGCCGTCGCGCAGGGAGAGACGGCCGACATCCTCCGGATGTACGTCCAACCCGACGCACAGGGCGAGGGGATCGGGACCGACCTGCACGAATACCTGCTCGAGCAACTCGAGATTTACGACGTCGAGCGCGTTCGGTCGTTCGACTTCGCGTTCAACGACACCAGCCGTCGCTTCTACGAGAGGCTGGGCTTCGAACGGACCGACACCGGTGAGGTCACGATCGAGGGCGAGCAGTACGACGAGGCGGTCTACACGCTCGACCTCTGA
- a CDS encoding excinuclease ABC subunit C, protein MNADAVRERAGSLPREPGVYQFQAERTTLYVGKAVDLRSRVRSYADPRSARIRRMVDRADGLEIAVTDTETQALLLEANLIKRHQPRYNVRLKDDKSYPMVQLTSHEAPKIEITRDPDESATVFGPYTNKGQVETVVKALRETYGVRGCSDHKYAGRDRPCLDYEMGLCTAPCTREIDLEGYAEDVTAVERFLEGEAGILADPLRRAMEAAAQDRNFERAANMRDRLETVEAFHGGGGEAVQSVGDERRVDVLGVAIEGEDATVARLRAETGKLVDRDRHTLEAPGAGAAVGSEPDADEGGVPAVLAAFIVQYYAERELPDAVLLPERHGDSEVAAWLEAEGVSVRVPGAGREAKLVELALKNARRNVGGRDECGMLADALEIESARRIEGFDVSHAQGTAAVGSNVTFVDGSAEKADYRRKKLTDQNDDYDNMRALLEWRASRAVEGRDDRPDPDLLVIDGGEGQLEAARDALSAVGWDVPAIALAKAEERVVTPHRQFSWPSDAPHLHLLQRVRDESHRFAVQYHQTVRDEVKTVLDDVPGIGPETRKRLLGRFGSVENVREASLEDLESVSGIGTKTAETLKSRL, encoded by the coding sequence ATGAACGCCGACGCGGTTCGCGAGCGAGCGGGGTCGTTACCGCGCGAGCCTGGCGTCTACCAGTTCCAGGCCGAGAGAACGACGCTCTACGTCGGGAAGGCGGTCGATCTCAGGAGCCGGGTCCGCTCCTACGCCGACCCGCGTAGCGCGCGGATCCGCCGAATGGTCGATCGCGCCGACGGCCTCGAGATCGCCGTCACCGACACCGAGACGCAGGCCCTCCTGCTCGAGGCGAACCTGATCAAGCGCCACCAGCCGCGGTACAACGTCCGGCTCAAAGACGACAAGTCGTACCCGATGGTTCAACTGACGAGTCACGAGGCTCCGAAGATCGAAATCACGCGCGACCCGGACGAATCCGCGACCGTCTTCGGTCCGTATACGAACAAGGGACAGGTCGAGACCGTCGTGAAGGCCCTGCGCGAAACGTATGGCGTCCGGGGCTGCTCGGACCACAAGTACGCGGGCCGCGACCGTCCCTGCCTGGACTACGAAATGGGGCTCTGTACGGCTCCCTGTACCCGCGAGATCGATCTCGAGGGCTACGCGGAAGACGTGACCGCAGTCGAACGCTTCCTCGAGGGCGAGGCGGGAATCCTCGCCGACCCGTTGCGCAGAGCGATGGAGGCCGCAGCCCAGGACCGAAACTTCGAGCGCGCGGCGAACATGCGAGACCGACTCGAGACCGTCGAGGCCTTCCACGGCGGGGGCGGCGAGGCGGTCCAGTCGGTCGGCGACGAACGGCGCGTCGATGTCCTCGGGGTCGCGATCGAGGGCGAGGACGCGACCGTCGCCCGTCTGCGTGCGGAAACCGGGAAACTGGTCGATCGGGACCGACACACGCTCGAGGCCCCGGGTGCGGGCGCGGCGGTTGGGAGCGAACCCGACGCGGACGAGGGCGGCGTCCCCGCCGTTCTCGCCGCCTTCATCGTCCAGTACTACGCCGAGCGCGAACTCCCCGACGCCGTGCTCCTGCCCGAGCGCCACGGCGATAGCGAGGTTGCGGCGTGGCTCGAGGCCGAAGGCGTCTCGGTTCGCGTCCCCGGCGCGGGACGCGAGGCGAAACTCGTCGAACTCGCGCTCAAGAACGCCCGGCGAAACGTCGGCGGTCGCGACGAGTGCGGGATGCTCGCGGACGCCCTCGAGATCGAGTCGGCCCGGCGGATCGAGGGCTTCGACGTGAGCCACGCGCAGGGAACGGCGGCGGTCGGCAGCAACGTCACCTTCGTCGACGGCAGCGCCGAGAAGGCGGACTACCGGCGAAAGAAGCTGACCGACCAGAACGACGACTACGACAACATGCGCGCCTTGCTCGAGTGGCGCGCCAGCCGCGCCGTCGAGGGCCGCGACGATCGCCCGGATCCCGATTTGCTGGTGATCGACGGCGGCGAGGGTCAACTCGAGGCCGCGCGCGACGCCCTGTCGGCGGTGGGCTGGGACGTGCCGGCGATCGCGTTGGCGAAGGCCGAGGAGCGCGTGGTTACGCCCCATCGCCAGTTCTCGTGGCCGTCGGACGCGCCGCACCTGCACCTCCTCCAGCGGGTGCGCGACGAGTCACACCGATTCGCCGTCCAGTACCACCAGACCGTCCGGGACGAGGTGAAGACGGTTCTCGACGACGTCCCCGGAATCGGCCCCGAAACCAGAAAGCGGCTGCTCGGGCGTTTCGGCAGCGTCGAAAACGTCCGAGAGGCGAGCCTCGAGGATCTCGAGAGCGTCTCCGGCATCGGGACGAAGACGGCAGAGACGCTCAAATCGCGTCTGTAG
- a CDS encoding ABC transporter permease translates to MSTETGTGTASSGSGSSSINLASVRAIAKKDFQDAVRSWTFWGLSVFFFLLLVAVTGVISYFGEDIAAEGATTEALILFVSQITRLVIPLIALVLGWKAIAGERETGSIKILLSLPHSRKDVLLGKLVGRSAVLSVSLLVGFVLAAAVVAVLLGGFDIVNYGSLLLMAIIYGVAYTSIAVTLSSITRSTTIAGAAMFGVFLMFYIVWNAIQTAFQLLISRGTIEGVSYTREFTGPDGAVQQMTGERVPDWALFIDMIDPGNAFGNAITVLSSTGGSELGTSYPEFYFTGDVPFYLQNWFSFIILLLWIVVPIGIALWRFDRVDL, encoded by the coding sequence ATGAGCACCGAAACCGGCACCGGTACGGCGAGTTCGGGATCGGGCTCGAGTTCGATCAACCTCGCGAGCGTTCGCGCCATCGCGAAGAAGGACTTCCAGGACGCGGTCCGGTCCTGGACGTTCTGGGGACTGAGCGTTTTCTTCTTCCTCCTGTTGGTCGCCGTGACGGGAGTGATCTCGTACTTCGGCGAGGACATCGCAGCGGAGGGGGCGACGACGGAAGCACTCATCCTCTTCGTCAGTCAGATCACGCGGCTCGTTATCCCGCTGATCGCGCTGGTACTGGGCTGGAAAGCCATCGCCGGCGAGCGCGAAACGGGGAGTATCAAGATCCTGCTCTCGCTGCCCCACTCCCGAAAGGACGTCCTCCTCGGCAAACTCGTCGGACGGTCGGCGGTCCTGTCCGTCTCGTTACTCGTCGGGTTCGTGCTTGCCGCAGCCGTCGTTGCAGTGTTGCTCGGCGGGTTCGACATCGTCAACTACGGCAGCTTGCTCCTGATGGCGATCATCTACGGCGTCGCCTATACGAGCATCGCCGTCACGCTCTCGTCGATAACCCGATCGACGACCATCGCGGGGGCTGCGATGTTCGGCGTGTTCCTCATGTTCTACATCGTCTGGAACGCGATCCAGACCGCGTTCCAGCTCTTGATCAGTCGCGGCACCATCGAGGGTGTCAGCTACACGAGGGAATTCACTGGACCCGACGGAGCCGTACAACAGATGACAGGGGAGCGAGTTCCCGATTGGGCGCTATTCATCGACATGATCGACCCGGGTAACGCCTTCGGGAACGCGATCACTGTCCTTAGTTCGACCGGCGGAAGCGAACTCGGAACCTCCTATCCGGAGTTTTATTTCACGGGCGACGTTCCGTTCTACCTGCAAAACTGGTTCTCCTTCATCATCCTGCTGCTCTGGATCGTCGTCCCGATCGGGATCGCCCTCTGGCGGTTCGACCGCGTCGACCTCTGA
- the ligA gene encoding NAD-dependent DNA ligase LigA, giving the protein MALTDENADEDNPYLRDPPTTFEPIEDLSTADAEHQIEQLREAIREHDRRYYVEGDPIIADRTYDALFTRLRDLEDAFDLSHPDSPTRSVGGEPLEAFETVEHVAPMLSIDQSGEAEDVREFADRVRRAVGDVQYVCEPKFDGVSMEFVYEDGSLERAVTRGDGREGDDVTRNARTIGSVPQRLHGDYPEFLAVRGEVYMPKDAFQAHNRERIERGEEPFANPRNATAGTIRQLDPATVADRPLEVFYFDVLEASDLEDSHREELERFPEWGLRVTEHVEIADSIDGAIDYRDRMLEARDDLNYEIDGTVIKVDDREAREELGRTARHDRYAFAYKFPARAEVTPIVDVAVQVGRTGRLTPVALLEPVDVGGVTVSRASLHNPAEIAEKNVNVGDTVRVQRAGDVIPYVEEVVEKGSEGHYEMPANCPVCGSPVERDGPIAFCTGGLACDAQLRRSIEYYAGDGGLDLEGLGEKSVRQLVDAGLLESVADLYELEFEELTDLEGWGETSAENLLSELEASREPPLDDFLSALGIPHVGPTTARELAREFGAFEAFREAAEADPGRLEGVDDVGETVAQQLHEFFASEANAAAVDALLEHVSPRESELESGGDDLEGLTFVFTGSLSGVTRGEAKETVEAHGANATGSVSGNTDYLVVGESPGQTKRDDAEENDVPIVDEDEFRELLEEYEISLE; this is encoded by the coding sequence ATGGCCCTCACCGACGAGAACGCGGACGAAGACAACCCGTACCTCCGGGATCCGCCGACGACCTTCGAGCCGATCGAGGATCTCTCGACGGCCGACGCCGAACACCAGATCGAGCAGTTGCGCGAGGCGATCCGCGAACACGACCGCCGGTACTACGTCGAGGGCGATCCGATCATCGCCGACCGAACCTACGACGCCCTCTTTACCCGCTTACGGGACCTCGAGGACGCCTTCGACCTCTCCCATCCCGACAGCCCGACACGCAGCGTCGGCGGCGAGCCGCTCGAGGCCTTCGAGACGGTCGAGCACGTCGCGCCGATGCTCTCGATCGACCAGAGCGGCGAAGCCGAGGACGTCCGGGAGTTCGCCGACCGCGTCCGCAGGGCGGTCGGTGATGTCCAGTACGTCTGCGAACCCAAGTTCGACGGCGTCTCGATGGAGTTCGTCTACGAGGACGGCTCCCTCGAGCGCGCCGTGACCCGCGGCGACGGCCGCGAGGGCGACGACGTCACGCGAAACGCGCGCACCATCGGCTCCGTTCCCCAGCGTCTCCACGGCGACTATCCCGAGTTCCTCGCGGTGCGCGGCGAGGTCTACATGCCGAAAGACGCCTTCCAGGCGCACAACCGCGAGCGAATCGAACGCGGCGAAGAGCCCTTTGCGAACCCGCGAAACGCCACCGCGGGAACGATCCGCCAACTCGATCCCGCAACCGTCGCCGACCGCCCGCTCGAGGTGTTCTACTTCGACGTGCTGGAGGCGAGCGACCTCGAGGACAGCCACCGCGAGGAACTCGAGCGTTTCCCCGAGTGGGGCCTCCGGGTGACCGAACACGTCGAAATCGCGGATTCGATCGACGGGGCGATCGACTACCGCGACCGCATGCTCGAGGCCCGCGACGACCTGAACTACGAGATCGACGGCACCGTGATCAAGGTCGACGACCGCGAGGCCCGCGAGGAACTGGGCCGAACCGCGCGCCACGACCGCTACGCGTTCGCCTACAAGTTCCCCGCACGCGCGGAGGTCACGCCGATCGTCGACGTGGCGGTGCAGGTGGGCCGAACCGGTCGGCTGACCCCCGTCGCCCTCCTCGAGCCGGTCGACGTCGGCGGCGTGACCGTCTCGCGGGCGAGCCTGCACAACCCGGCGGAGATCGCCGAGAAGAACGTCAACGTCGGGGACACCGTCCGCGTCCAGCGCGCCGGCGACGTGATCCCCTACGTCGAGGAGGTCGTCGAGAAGGGGAGCGAGGGCCACTACGAGATGCCAGCGAACTGCCCCGTCTGCGGGAGCCCAGTCGAGCGCGACGGTCCGATCGCGTTCTGTACGGGCGGGCTGGCCTGCGACGCCCAGCTTCGACGCTCGATCGAGTACTACGCCGGCGACGGCGGGCTGGACCTCGAGGGACTGGGCGAGAAGAGCGTCCGCCAACTCGTGGACGCGGGCCTGCTCGAGTCCGTCGCGGACCTCTACGAACTCGAGTTCGAGGAGCTGACCGACCTCGAGGGCTGGGGCGAGACGAGCGCCGAGAACCTGCTGTCCGAACTCGAGGCCAGTCGGGAGCCGCCGCTCGACGACTTCCTCTCCGCGCTCGGCATCCCCCACGTCGGTCCGACGACGGCCCGCGAACTCGCCCGCGAGTTCGGCGCGTTCGAGGCGTTTCGCGAGGCCGCCGAAGCGGACCCGGGGCGACTCGAGGGCGTCGACGACGTCGGCGAGACCGTCGCCCAGCAACTCCACGAGTTCTTCGCGAGCGAGGCCAACGCCGCGGCGGTCGACGCCCTGCTCGAGCACGTCTCGCCGAGGGAGTCGGAGCTCGAAAGCGGCGGCGACGACCTCGAGGGGCTGACGTTCGTCTTCACGGGCTCGCTCTCCGGCGTCACCCGCGGCGAGGCCAAGGAGACCGTCGAGGCCCACGGTGCGAACGCGACGGGAAGCGTCTCGGGGAACACGGACTACCTCGTCGTCGGCGAAAGTCCCGGCCAGACGAAGCGCGACGATGCCGAGGAGAACGACGTGCCGATCGTCGACGAGGACGAGTTCCGGGAGCTGCTGGAGGAGTACGAGATCAGTCTCGAATGA
- a CDS encoding SUI1 family translation initiation factor, whose translation MANDDELDDLLDELDSGGDLETSQQVLSIRTESRRYDKPVTIVEGFDLEPSEIKSIASDLKSSMGTGGTVDDGRIELQGDHRDRVPDLLRERGFDVRE comes from the coding sequence ATGGCAAACGACGACGAACTCGACGACTTGCTCGACGAACTCGACAGCGGGGGCGACCTCGAGACCTCGCAGCAGGTCCTGTCGATCCGGACTGAAAGTCGCCGGTACGACAAGCCGGTGACGATCGTCGAGGGGTTCGATCTCGAGCCGTCCGAGATCAAATCGATCGCCTCGGACCTCAAGAGTTCGATGGGAACGGGTGGAACGGTCGACGACGGACGTATCGAACTGCAGGGCGACCACCGGGATCGCGTTCCCGACCTGCTTCGCGAGCGCGGGTTCGACGTTCGGGAGTGA
- a CDS encoding ArsA family ATPase, producing the protein MTDCIFYGGKGGVGKTTCAAATGLRLADAGRKTLLVSTDPAHSLSDSLETHLGSEPSEVDLGGGPGLERSDDGSIDLDEGGSLWAVEIDAETQQERYEKLATALAADLRSAGIRLSDEEVERIFASGAPAGSDEIAALDLLVEYADSGEWDVVVFDTAPTGHTLRLFDTPAVIGPALETLRSLRGQARRIGDAAKSAVFGPMSVMTGSRGGDEESLEAFQARLERAQDVLRDSERTEFRVVLIPEGMAIAESERLVETLREAEIRIDRLVVNRVFEDPEEGCARCQSRYERHSRRVSEVREAFPGLEVVTLPEQEGEVQGLEAVREVAERLAIET; encoded by the coding sequence GTGACCGACTGCATCTTCTACGGCGGGAAAGGCGGCGTCGGGAAGACGACCTGTGCGGCGGCTACCGGCCTTCGCCTCGCCGACGCGGGCCGGAAGACGCTGCTCGTCTCGACCGATCCGGCCCACTCGCTGTCGGACTCGCTCGAGACCCACCTCGGGTCCGAACCGAGCGAAGTCGATCTGGGGGGCGGTCCCGGGCTCGAGAGGAGCGACGACGGGAGCATCGACCTCGACGAGGGCGGCAGCCTCTGGGCCGTCGAAATCGACGCCGAAACCCAGCAGGAACGCTACGAGAAGCTAGCGACGGCGCTCGCCGCGGATCTCCGCAGCGCCGGCATCCGGCTCTCGGACGAGGAGGTCGAACGGATCTTCGCGTCGGGCGCACCCGCGGGCAGCGACGAAATCGCGGCGCTGGACCTGCTCGTCGAGTACGCCGACTCCGGCGAGTGGGACGTTGTGGTCTTCGACACCGCGCCGACGGGCCACACCCTCCGGCTGTTCGACACGCCCGCAGTGATTGGGCCGGCCCTCGAGACGCTCCGCTCGCTTCGCGGGCAGGCGCGGCGAATCGGCGACGCGGCCAAGTCGGCGGTGTTCGGTCCGATGTCGGTGATGACCGGCAGCAGGGGTGGCGACGAAGAGAGCCTCGAGGCGTTTCAAGCGCGTCTCGAGCGCGCGCAGGACGTGCTCAGGGATTCGGAGCGCACGGAATTTCGCGTCGTGCTCATCCCGGAGGGGATGGCCATCGCCGAGTCCGAACGGCTGGTCGAGACGCTGCGAGAGGCCGAGATTCGGATCGATCGGCTCGTCGTAAACCGCGTCTTCGAGGACCCCGAGGAGGGCTGTGCGCGCTGTCAGTCGCGGTACGAGCGCCACTCGAGGCGAGTGTCGGAGGTTCGGGAGGCGTTTCCCGGCCTCGAAGTGGTGACCTTGCCTGAACAGGAGGGAGAGGTACAGGGACTCGAGGCGGTGCGGGAGGTTGCGGAACGCCTCGCAATCGAAACCTGA
- a CDS encoding type II toxin-antitoxin system HicB family antitoxin, which yields MASSVSGGDTHDDEIRLWREEDWWVATDVETGVTSQGPTRETALENLDDAVALHEGDSGSDPTDAELRELGIDPGENTTGDQRPPDVLE from the coding sequence ATGGCCAGTTCAGTGAGCGGCGGTGACACCCACGACGATGAGATCCGCCTCTGGCGTGAGGAGGACTGGTGGGTTGCCACAGATGTCGAGACGGGAGTCACCAGCCAAGGCCCGACTCGAGAGACTGCACTGGAAAACCTCGACGACGCAGTTGCACTCCACGAGGGAGACAGCGGGAGCGATCCGACCGATGCGGAGCTTCGCGAACTGGGAATCGACCCTGGGGAGAATACGACTGGAGACCAGCGTCCGCCGGACGTTCTCGAGTAG
- a CDS encoding ABC transporter ATP-binding protein, producing the protein MPAITVDNLTKAYGQELALDDLSFRVEEGEVFGFLGPNGAGKSTTINVVLDFIRPTNGEVTVLGLDARDHSREIRSRTGVLPEGVETYDRLTARQHLEFAIDSKGTDDEPEALLERVGLRDAIDKKAGGYSKGMSQRLMLAMALVGEPDLLILDEPSTGLDPNGAREMREIVREENARGATVFFSSHIMEQVEAVCDRVGILRDGEMVAVDTVEGLRDSVGGGTTLRVTVDRFDDETLQAIRSLPDVGDAAVESQSPPTVVVQVTGSKTAVLSALEDRGIEVKDFSTREASLEDVFQSYTTGTEVHAR; encoded by the coding sequence ATGCCAGCAATCACAGTCGACAACTTGACCAAAGCCTACGGTCAGGAACTCGCACTCGATGACCTCTCGTTTCGGGTCGAAGAGGGCGAGGTATTCGGCTTTTTAGGTCCGAACGGTGCCGGCAAATCGACGACGATCAACGTCGTTCTCGACTTCATCCGGCCGACCAACGGCGAGGTGACGGTGCTGGGCCTCGACGCACGGGACCACAGCCGCGAAATTCGGTCCCGGACGGGCGTCCTCCCCGAAGGCGTCGAAACCTACGATCGGCTGACCGCGCGCCAGCACCTCGAGTTCGCGATCGACTCGAAAGGCACCGACGACGAACCCGAGGCGCTCCTCGAGCGCGTCGGCCTCCGCGACGCCATCGACAAAAAGGCCGGCGGCTACTCAAAGGGGATGTCCCAGCGGCTCATGCTCGCGATGGCGCTGGTCGGCGAACCCGACTTGCTGATCCTCGACGAGCCGTCGACGGGACTGGACCCCAACGGCGCGCGCGAGATGCGAGAGATCGTCCGCGAGGAGAACGCCCGCGGCGCGACGGTCTTCTTCTCGAGTCACATCATGGAGCAAGTCGAGGCGGTCTGTGACCGCGTCGGCATCCTTCGTGACGGCGAGATGGTCGCCGTCGATACCGTCGAGGGGCTTCGCGACTCCGTCGGCGGCGGAACGACCCTCCGCGTCACCGTCGATCGATTCGACGACGAGACGCTACAGGCGATTCGCTCGCTGCCGGACGTCGGCGACGCCGCCGTCGAGAGCCAGAGCCCGCCGACGGTCGTCGTGCAGGTGACCGGCTCGAAGACCGCCGTCCTCTCCGCGCTCGAGGACCGCGGCATCGAGGTCAAAGACTTCTCGACGCGGGAGGCGAGCCTCGAAGACGTCTTCCAGTCCTACACCACGGGCACGGAGGTGCACGCGCGATGA
- a CDS encoding putative manganese transporter, translating into MNDLVTVLLESLRDGYVQVSVFVAVTVLAFGLLQYWTDGAVINAIEENERLQVLFGGLLGLTPGCGGAIVVMPLYVRGTVSFGTVVATLGATAGDSAFVILALAPEAALYAYAIAFVASVATGYLVDSFGMGVSRVDAAVARLSPATADGGTVVNGGVGPNPAHDYGGPSPTHAHDTGPDRRSRVLTPLSHLLHVAWWLASVAGLVLGTLYLLRGGPEVALALDLGFDGLFTMIGVTGAVLSLYLYAVGRHYVGEGEIARARDSFGSVYDTLTHAAMETSFVTVWVLVAFLVYEYAVLLTGVNVTTVAAAAGVLAPIGGAVVGLIPGCGPQILLASVYAEGGLPFSALSANAIAQDGDALFPLLAVDAKAAIVATIYNFLPAVVVGVALHFLWSPVFGMAEFGFGVL; encoded by the coding sequence ATGAACGATCTCGTAACGGTCCTTCTCGAGTCGCTTCGAGACGGTTACGTACAGGTGAGTGTGTTCGTCGCGGTGACGGTGCTGGCGTTCGGACTGCTTCAATACTGGACTGACGGGGCCGTAATTAACGCGATCGAGGAGAACGAGCGGCTACAGGTACTGTTCGGCGGCCTGCTCGGGCTGACGCCCGGCTGTGGCGGCGCGATCGTCGTGATGCCGCTGTACGTCCGCGGGACGGTCAGCTTCGGAACCGTGGTCGCGACCCTCGGGGCAACGGCGGGCGACTCGGCGTTCGTCATCCTCGCTCTCGCACCCGAGGCCGCGCTGTACGCGTACGCCATCGCCTTTGTGGCCTCCGTCGCCACCGGCTACCTCGTCGACTCGTTCGGAATGGGCGTCTCCCGCGTCGACGCTGCCGTTGCGCGGCTCTCGCCCGCGACGGCCGACGGCGGGACCGTGGTCAACGGCGGCGTCGGACCGAATCCCGCCCACGATTATGGCGGCCCGTCGCCCACCCACGCCCACGATACGGGGCCGGATCGCCGTTCTCGAGTGCTCACGCCGCTTTCTCATCTCCTCCACGTCGCGTGGTGGCTTGCCTCCGTCGCGGGACTCGTCCTCGGGACTCTCTACTTGCTTCGGGGCGGTCCGGAAGTCGCGCTGGCGCTCGATCTGGGCTTCGACGGCCTGTTCACCATGATCGGCGTCACCGGTGCGGTGTTGTCGCTGTACCTCTACGCGGTCGGTCGCCACTACGTCGGCGAAGGGGAGATCGCTCGCGCTCGAGACTCCTTCGGGTCGGTGTATGACACCCTCACCCACGCGGCGATGGAGACCAGTTTCGTCACCGTCTGGGTGCTCGTGGCCTTCCTCGTCTACGAGTACGCCGTCCTCCTGACGGGGGTGAACGTCACCACCGTCGCCGCGGCGGCGGGCGTACTCGCGCCCATCGGCGGCGCAGTGGTCGGTCTGATACCCGGCTGTGGTCCCCAGATCCTGCTGGCGAGCGTTTACGCCGAGGGCGGACTGCCCTTTTCTGCGCTGTCCGCCAACGCGATCGCCCAGGACGGCGACGCCCTGTTCCCGCTGCTGGCCGTCGACGCGAAGGCCGCTATCGTCGCGACGATCTACAACTTCCTGCCCGCGGTCGTCGTCGGCGTCGCGCTCCACTTCCTGTGGAGCCCGGTCTTCGGGATGGCGGAGTTCGGGTTCGGCGTGTTGTGA
- a CDS encoding type II toxin-antitoxin system HicA family toxin yields MGRRTFSGREVVKALVNAGGFEWRRTTGDHAQLYYEHPTNEDDQRRVTVPLHDDLRTGTLRTIADSAGARDFDEFCAWIDRNS; encoded by the coding sequence ATGGGGCGGCGAACGTTCTCCGGGAGAGAGGTCGTGAAAGCGCTGGTCAACGCCGGCGGATTCGAGTGGCGTCGAACGACCGGCGATCACGCGCAACTGTACTACGAACACCCGACGAACGAGGATGACCAACGACGAGTAACGGTCCCGTTACACGACGACCTTCGAACGGGAACACTCAGAACGATCGCCGATAGCGCCGGCGCACGGGACTTCGACGAATTTTGTGCGTGGATCGATCGCAACTCGTAG